GATCATTTATACCAGGATATGCACAGCGAGAATGTACGCTTTCGTCTCCACTATGGTGATATGACAGACAGCACCAACCTGATCCGCATTATCCAGGAAACCCAGCCGGATGAAATTTATAACCTGGCGGCCATGAGCCATGTGAGAGTGAGCTTTGACACGCCTGAATACACGGCCAATGCGGACGGTATCGGCACCCTGCGTTTACTGGAAGCGTTACGGATACTGAAATTGGAAAAGAAAACCCGCATATACCAGGCCAGCACTTCCGAGCTGTACGGACTTGTTCAGGAGGTGCCACAACGGGAAACCACCCCCTTCTATCCCCGCAGCCCTTATGCCGTGGCTAAGTTGTATGCCTACTGGATCACGGTTAACTACCGCGAGGCCTATGGCATGTATGCCTGCAATGGCATCCTGTTTAATCACGAAAGTCCGCTCCGGGGTGAAACCTTTGTAACCCGGAAGATCACCAGGGGGGCGGCTGCTATTGCGCTTGGACTGCAGGATAAATTGTACCTGGGCAACCTGGACGCACAGCGGGACTGGGGCCATGCCAAAGATTACGTGGAAGCGATGTGGCGCATCCTGCAACAGGAGCAGCCGGACGACTATGTGATCGCCACCGGCATCACCACTACCGTTCGGGAATTTGTTCGCATGGCCTTTGAGGAAC
This sequence is a window from Chitinophaga varians. Protein-coding genes within it:
- the gmd gene encoding GDP-mannose 4,6-dehydratase, which gives rise to MKVALITGITGQDGAYLAELLLEKGYMVHGVKRRASLINTERIDHLYQDMHSENVRFRLHYGDMTDSTNLIRIIQETQPDEIYNLAAMSHVRVSFDTPEYTANADGIGTLRLLEALRILKLEKKTRIYQASTSELYGLVQEVPQRETTPFYPRSPYAVAKLYAYWITVNYREAYGMYACNGILFNHESPLRGETFVTRKITRGAAAIALGLQDKLYLGNLDAQRDWGHAKDYVEAMWRILQQEQPDDYVIATGITTTVREFVRMAFEELGITITFQGSGVGETGIVTACSNEVYTLPLGKEVVAIDPRYFRPTEVELLIGDPAKSKSVLGWEPAYDLPALVREMMAGDIALFAKKEVTQLEHLIG